In Synechocystis sp. PCC 6714, the following are encoded in one genomic region:
- the glyA gene encoding serine hydroxymethyltransferase, giving the protein MNQTNLDFLATSDPALAAIIDRELQRQRTHIELIASENFTSAAVMAAQGSVLTNKYAEGLPGKRYYGGCEFVDQAETLAISRVKELFGAAHANVQPHSGAQANFAVFLTLLQPGDTIMGMDLSHGGHLTHGSPVNVSGKWFKVAHYGVEKETGRLDYEKIRQQALEVKPKLLICGYSAYPRQIEFDKFRAIADEVGAYLMADIAHIAGLVASGHHPSPLPHCDVVTTTTHKTLRGPRGGLIMTNDEELGKKLDKSVFPGTQGGPLEHVIAAKAVAFGEALKPEFKTYSGQVIANAQAMADQLQKRGFDLVSGGTDNHLMLVDLRSIAMTGKVGDQLLGEINITANKNTVPFDPESPFVTSGLRLGSPAMTTRGMQENEFRAIANIIADRLLSPEDECVKGDCLRRAGELCAGFPLYPHLRIPVAAIA; this is encoded by the coding sequence GTGAATCAAACCAACCTCGACTTTTTAGCCACTAGCGACCCCGCCCTTGCGGCCATCATTGACAGGGAATTACAACGGCAACGCACCCACATTGAACTAATTGCCAGCGAAAATTTTACTTCAGCGGCGGTGATGGCGGCCCAGGGCTCTGTCCTGACCAATAAGTATGCCGAGGGACTGCCCGGTAAGCGCTACTACGGCGGTTGTGAATTTGTAGACCAGGCGGAAACTTTAGCCATCAGTCGAGTCAAGGAATTATTCGGGGCGGCCCATGCCAACGTGCAACCCCACTCCGGCGCCCAAGCTAATTTTGCCGTCTTTTTAACTCTGCTCCAGCCCGGCGACACCATTATGGGTATGGATCTTTCCCACGGTGGCCATTTAACCCATGGTTCCCCTGTCAATGTCTCCGGCAAATGGTTCAAAGTGGCCCATTACGGCGTGGAGAAGGAAACGGGTCGGCTAGATTACGAGAAAATCCGCCAACAGGCCCTGGAAGTTAAACCCAAACTGTTAATTTGTGGCTACTCTGCCTATCCCCGGCAAATTGAGTTTGATAAATTCCGGGCGATCGCCGACGAGGTGGGAGCATATCTCATGGCGGACATTGCCCACATTGCGGGTTTAGTAGCCTCAGGACACCATCCCAGTCCTCTGCCCCATTGCGATGTAGTTACCACCACCACCCATAAAACCCTGCGGGGACCCCGGGGCGGTTTGATTATGACCAATGACGAAGAATTGGGCAAGAAGTTAGATAAATCCGTTTTTCCAGGCACCCAGGGCGGGCCCCTAGAGCATGTCATTGCCGCCAAAGCAGTGGCCTTTGGGGAAGCCCTGAAACCGGAATTTAAAACCTACTCTGGCCAAGTAATTGCCAATGCCCAAGCCATGGCAGACCAATTGCAAAAACGGGGCTTTGACCTAGTTTCCGGTGGCACCGATAACCATCTAATGTTGGTAGATCTACGCTCCATCGCCATGACCGGAAAAGTGGGGGACCAACTGTTGGGAGAAATTAACATCACCGCCAACAAAAATACCGTCCCCTTCGACCCCGAATCCCCCTTTGTCACCAGTGGTTTGCGTCTGGGTTCCCCCGCCATGACCACCCGGGGTATGCAGGAAAATGAATTCCGGGCCATTGCCAATATCATTGCCGATCGCCTACTTTCCCCCGAAGATGAATGCGTAAAAGGGGATTGTCTGCGTCGGGCCGGTGAACTCTGTGCTGGTTTTCCCCTCTATCCCCATCTGCGTATTCCTGTGGCGGCGATCGCCTAA
- a CDS encoding DUF262 domain-containing protein, whose product MENLEEKVALLEKAVSDERKRLSSDRLDISFGELINLYKNDELIIRPEYQRLFRWSEVQKTALIESILLSIPIPPIFVAEDKNGVWELVDGLQRVSTFISFFGELKGDGWKIDYQEEDVSSLVEEEEEIEEENGEGTGEGQTINKWTLQEGGLVKSLQGFNVDSLPTNLKINLKRAVCRVEILRGESSTSMKYELFKRLNSGGSKLTPQEIRNAIYRGLDPRLNQLLLKITQSRVFGDLTQLSRGRLNELYDQELVLRFFAFYGNAENVNENMEKFLNNFMEASVQNADFNYDVYESLLMRVLELINQIGDSKIFRNERNLFVPAYFEGILIGVAQNIDKYTENIELLKSKITELKSDKDFKRYSGSASNSRSRIRNRLQRVNQIFQ is encoded by the coding sequence ATGGAAAACCTTGAAGAAAAAGTAGCCCTGCTCGAAAAAGCAGTCTCAGATGAGAGAAAAAGACTTTCGTCAGATAGGCTCGATATTTCTTTTGGTGAGCTGATCAACCTATACAAAAATGATGAATTAATCATTAGACCAGAGTATCAAAGATTATTTCGATGGTCAGAAGTACAAAAAACTGCACTCATAGAATCTATTCTACTCTCGATTCCAATTCCTCCTATATTTGTAGCTGAGGATAAAAACGGTGTATGGGAGTTAGTCGATGGACTACAACGTGTTTCCACGTTCATAAGTTTCTTTGGTGAGCTAAAAGGTGATGGGTGGAAAATCGATTATCAAGAAGAAGATGTTAGCTCACTAGTTGAAGAGGAAGAAGAAATCGAAGAGGAAAATGGGGAAGGAACTGGAGAGGGACAAACTATAAATAAATGGACTTTACAAGAAGGAGGATTAGTTAAAAGCTTACAAGGTTTTAATGTTGATAGTCTTCCAACAAATCTAAAAATAAATTTAAAAAGAGCTGTTTGTAGAGTCGAGATTTTGAGAGGGGAAAGTAGTACCTCTATGAAGTATGAGTTGTTCAAACGTCTCAACTCTGGAGGATCAAAATTAACTCCGCAGGAAATAAGAAATGCAATTTATCGAGGATTAGATCCTAGACTTAACCAGCTTTTGCTAAAAATTACTCAAAGCAGGGTTTTCGGAGATCTTACCCAATTAAGCCGTGGCAGACTTAATGAATTATATGATCAAGAACTAGTTCTTAGATTTTTCGCTTTTTATGGAAATGCTGAAAATGTTAATGAGAATATGGAGAAATTTTTAAACAATTTTATGGAGGCAAGTGTTCAAAATGCCGATTTTAATTACGATGTTTATGAATCTCTCCTCATGAGAGTTTTAGAATTAATTAACCAAATAGGAGATTCCAAGATATTTAGAAACGAGCGTAACTTATTTGTTCCGGCTTATTTTGAAGGTATATTAATCGGAGTTGCTCAAAATATTGATAAATATACTGAAAATATTGAACTTTTGAAATCAAAGATAACAGAGTTAAAAAGTGATAAGGATTTCAAGAGGTACTCTGGAAGCGCTTCTAACAGTAGAAGTAGGATTAGAAATCGCCTCCAAAGAGTAAATCAAATCTTTCAATAG